A single Rattus norvegicus strain BN/NHsdMcwi chromosome 5, GRCr8, whole genome shotgun sequence DNA region contains:
- the Isg15 gene encoding ubiquitin-like protein ISG15, with product MTWNLKVKMLGGKEFLVSMTNSMMLSELKKQVAQKSGVPAFQQRLAHQSGEMLQDGVALIRQGLSSGSTVMLMVENCSHPLSILVRNERGRSNVYEVQLTQTVEVLMRQVSQHEQVSQDQFWLSFNGRPMEDKEPLGEYGLTPHCTVIMNLRLRGGGDYYF from the exons ATG ACCTGGAACCTAAAGGTGAAGATGCTGGGGGGCAAGGAGTTCCTGGTGTCCATGACAAACTCCATGATGCTGTCAGAACTGAAGAAGCAGGTTGCTCAGAAGAGTGGTGTGCCAGCTTTCCAGCAGCGCCTGGCCCACCAAAGCGGTGAAATGCTACAGGATGGTGTTGCCCTTATCAGGCAGGGCCTTAGTTCTGGCAGCACAGTCATGCTGATGGTAGAGAACTGCAGCCATCCTCTGAGCATCCTGGTGAGGAATGAAAGGGGCCGCAGCAATGTCTATGAGGTCCAGCTGACACAGACTGTGGAAGTGCTTATGAGGCAGGTGTCCCAGCACGAGCAAGTCTCCCAAGACCAATTCTGGCTGAGCTTCAACGGAAGGCCCATGGAGGACAAAGAGCCACTGGGGGAGTATGGCCTAACACCCCACTGCACAGTGATCATGAATTTGCGCCTGAGGGGGGGAGGGGACTACTATTTCTAA